The region CATTGCAGCAAACGATTCTAGTATATTGGCGACTTAAATTAAAATATATAGATACGTGGATGCTACAGCGGTTACTTATCATTCCCGTGTCAAGTTGGCGTGCTTGAGCGGGGGAATCCCCGCAGTGCCGCAGGAAACATAACCACGCCGCAGCAGCGTTGATAGCGGTGGACTGCTAGGGAATTGAGATGTCCGGTACTCCGCTCAAGCTGCGCTCCGTCCTACTGGTGGGTGGCTCAGGCACCCGTCTGTGGCCATTGTCGCGGCTTGGCTACCCTAAGCAATTCCTGCCATTACTGGGGGAATCGTCGGCGTTGCAGGCCACTTGCGACCGGGTTGCCGCCTTGGCCGAACTGCCCCCGATTTTCGTCGCCAACGAAGAACACCGCTTCATCGTCGCCGAACAGCTGCGCCAGATCGGGCTGCGCGAGCCGTCCATTTTGCTCGAACCGGTAGGCCGGAATACCGCGCCCGCCATCGCCCTGGCCGCCCTGCTGGCCACCGCCGAGGGCGGCGATGCCCTGTTGCTGGTGTTGCCTTCTGACCACGCCGTGCCCGATGTCGCGCGCTTCCATGAAGCCGTCGGGGTGGCCCGCGCGGCCGCCGAAGCCGGTAAATTGGTGACGTTCGGGGTCCAGCCGACCTATGCCGAGACCGGCTACGGCTATATCCGCGCAGGGGCCCTGGACGCAGGGGTGGCGTCCGTCGAGGCCTTCGTCGAGAAGCCCGACGCCGCCACGGCCGCGCAATATCTGGCCAGCGGACAGTACTACTGGAATAGCGGCATGTTCCTGTTCCGCGCTTCACGCTATCTGGAAGCGCTGGAGGCGCACCGCCCCGACATCCTGGCGGCCTGCCGCGCCGCCATGGATGGCCCGCGCCAGGATGGCGACTTCCTGCGCGTCGACCGCGCCGCCTTCACGGCTTGCCCGTCCGATTCCATCGACTATGCCGTCATGGAGCGTGACCCCGCCGTGGCCATGGTGCCGCTGAACGCGGGTTGGAGCGATATCGGCTCCTTTGCTTCCCTGTGGCAGCTGGCGCCGCATGACGCCGGCGGCAATGCCTTGCGCGGCGACGTGGTGGCCGAGGATTGCCATAACGTCTATGCCTATGCCAGCGAGCGCCTGGTTGCCCTGCTGGGTGTCGACGACGTGGTCGTGGTGGAAACGGCCGACGCCGTGCTGGTGGCCGCCCGCGACAAGGTGCAGGAGGTGCGTCGCATCGTGGCCCGCTTGAACGCCGCCCAGCGGCCTGAAGCGGCCGCGCATCGGCTGGTCTACCGGCCCTGGGGCAGCTACGACTCAATCGACAATGGCGAACGTTTCCAGGTCAAGCGCATCCGCGTGGCGCCCGGCGCCCGCCTGTCGCTGCAGATGCATCATCATCGCGCCGAGCACTGGATCGTGGTGACCGGCACCGCGCGCGTCACGCGCGGCGATGAAGTATTTCTGCTGACCGAAAACCAGTCGACCTACATTCCCCTGGGCGTCAAGCACAGGCTGGAGAACCCGGGCGCCATCGACCTGGAGTTGATTGAAGTGCAATCCGGCCCCTATCTGGGCGAGGACGACATCGTGCGGTTCGACGACGTCTACGGCCGCTGACTTCCCGCGTTACCGATCATGCTCTCGCCCGCGCCACCGACTCATCCCCATCGTTCTTTCATGGCCCTCGCCGGGCTGGTGTGCGCCCTGCTCAATGCCGGCGCCTTCCTGATCCTGTCCGGGTTCCACGGCATCACGTCGCCGGTCTTCGTGAGCGGCGTGCCGGCGGTGCTGGCCGCCAGCGCCTTCTATATCTATTCGCGGTTCACGCTGTTGATCAGCGCGCGCAATATGTGGTGGATGCTGGGACGCGGGGGCGTACGCTGGGTCAACGTACTGTTCCTGTGCGTGGCCGCCCTGTTCTTCCTTCCCGCGGAGCACAACGATCCGCAATGGCTGCGCATGATGACGCTGCAATGGGCCGCGGTGGCGCTGCCTTTGCAGATCCTGGGGCTGTATTGCCTGCGCCGCGTGGCGTATCGTCTGAACAACTCGCCGTCGAGCCGCCGCGCCGCCGTCTTCTTCGGCATGGGGCCGGAAGCGCGCAAGCTGGCCATGCGCCTGCAGCGCTCACCGATCCTGGGCATCTACGCGGCGGGTTATTACGCGGACGAGCCGGTGACGGTGCGGGACGGCGAGCCGCCCACGCCCAAATACCTGGGCCGGTATCCGGATGCCATTCCGCGTATCGAGGCCGGCGAGTTCGGCATGGCCTTCGTGACGCTGGACGACGAGAAGGAAAAACCGCTGACCGCCGACCTGATGAACCGGCTGTATGACTCCACGTCGGCGATCTACCTGATGCCCGAATCGCCCTTCCTGGGCGAGCTGTCAGCGAGTAGCGCGGATATCGCCGGCGTGCCGCTGCTGGCGCTGCACGAAACGCATATGTTGGGCTTGTCGCGCAGCATCAAGCGGGCCATGGACCTGGTCATCGGCGGCCTGATGATCGTCATGCTGGCGCCCGTCATGCTGGCTTCGGCCGTGGCCATCAAGCTGACCTCCCCCGGCCCGGTCATCTTCCGCCAGAAGCGCTATGGCGAACGCGGCTTGCCCATCACGGTCTTCAAATTCCGTTCCATGACGGTGACGTCAGGCAAGGAAGCCGACGGCACCTTGCGCCAGGCTCAGGTAGGCGACAAGCGCGTGACGCGGGTCGGCCGCTTCCTGCGCAAGAGTTCGCTGGACGAGTTGCCACAGCTGTTCAATGTGATGTCCGGCTCCATGAGCCTGGTCGGCCCGCGTCCGCACGCCGCCGAGCACAACGAGATGTACCGGCGCCTGATACGCGGCTACATGTTGCGTCATACCGTCAAGCCCGGCATTACGGGCTGGGCGCAGATCCACGGCCTGCGCGGTGAAACGGATACGCCGGAAAAGATGCAACGCCGCGTGAAGTACGACCGCTACTACATCGCCAACTGGTCGTTGCTGCTGGATTTGAAGATCCTGATCCGCACGGTGCTGGTGGTCTTCTGGGACCGCAACGCCTACTGACGGCCCGGCTCGCTCAGGGTTCTTCGTTGATCGGGTCGCACATGGCCAGGTCGGGGCGGCGCCACAAGCAGTCCGTCGGCTGCATCAGCTTGCGCAGGTCTTCCTTCTGCCGGCTGCCGAAGGTGTATTCGAAGCCGATACGCACGAAGTTCTGGTTGTAGCTGTCCTGCGAGCTGTTGCCGCGCTGGCGGTCGTGATAGACGTCCATGATCCAGCGCAGGTTGTCCGTATGTTGCCATTGCATGCGGGCGCCCAGGCGCCAGATCTGCAGGGTCTCGTCGTCCCCGCCGGTGAAGGACGTATTGCGCTGCTGGCTGTGTTCGACACCCAGGCTGAGGGCGGTCTTCACCGTCGGACGCCAGGTCAGCGCGGCCAGGCCCCCGGTTTGAACGGAATACAGCACCGAGGGGTCGTCGTCGTACGCATAGGGGCGTCGCCACAGGTGCAGGTCCACGCGCGTCTTGGGCGAGTAGTCCCACGTGGCCCGGCCCTCGAAGGTGAACAAGCGGGTGTCGCGGTCGGCCAGATTGTCGTAATCCCGCTTGAGCAGCCCGACACGGCCCTGCAGCAAGGTTTTGGGGCTGTAGTCCCAGCGCGCGCCGACGAAGGTCTCGGTGTCCGTGTAGCGGTTGTCGATGGTGGACACCAGCGCCTCGGTGCGATCGTAGTAGTCCACATTGGTGCGGCGCAGCCCCATCTGGGCGAAGGAGCGGCCGTAGCCCGCATAACGTCCGGACAGCTGCCAGCCTGTATCCGTGCGGTTGTACAGGGTCTGGTTCGACGACTGGTCGTAGCGGGTGCCGTTGTTGAACACGCTGACCACCGGCAGGGTCAGGCGGTCGGTGACGCGCAGGCCGATTTCGGCGGCCTTGTTGTCGCGCGTCTGCAGGTCCCGGTCTGGCCAGGTCAGGCCCAGGTTGGACGCGAGCTGGTTCTGGTAGCTGTAGTCGAAACGCCCCGCGAACAAGGGCGTGGCGCGCCAGTACAGGGTGGAAAGCAGGTTGCGCGGCTGGTGGTCCAGCTGCTTGTTGGTGGTGTAGCGCGCGTCGCCCAGGGTGCCGCCGATGTCAAGGCGGGTGTCGTCGGACAGCAAGGGCATGCGCAGGCCCAGCCCCAGCGACTTGACCGAGATGCCCGCGCCGCGGATGTCGGCGGACGAGTCAGGCAGTCGCGCCGGGTTGTTCTGGTACTGGTATGAGCTGCCGAGCTGCACCGCCCATTCAGCGGGACCCGGCGCGCCGGCGACCGGGGCACCGCACAGCGCCAGGCCGGCGGCTGCCAGGGTCCGGCGCATCGACAAGTTCACGGCGCGGCTTTCGCAGCGCGTTGATTACGCCATTGCCGCAAGCACAGGCCGAGGAACCGGGTGTCGTCCACCAGGTAGCGGCGCCACAGGCGGCGCGGGTTGCCCGCGAGGCGCCAGGCCCACTCCATGCCCATGCGCTGCACCCATTTGGGCGCGCGGCGCTGCAGGCCGATGGCGAATTCCATGGCGGCGCCCACGCACAAAACGATGCCGCCCGGCAGGGTCGGGGCGTAATGGAGGGCCCAGTTCTCCTGCTTGGGCATGCCGACGCACAGGAAGACCAGGTCCGGGTCGTGTTCCCGCACCTTCTGCGCGAACGACTCGCCTTCGGCCCCATAGGGATCGAAGCGCATGGAAGGGGCGACGATTTCGATATCCATCCCTGGAAAGAAGCGGGCGAAGCCGTCCATCAGTTTGGATTCCGTGCCCGGCATGCCGCCCAGCAGCATCACGCGCCATTGGCCGCGCTGGGCTTCCTGGCACAGGGAGACGAACAGGTCGGCGCCGGTGACGCGCTCGGGCAAGGGCTTGCCCAGTAGCCGGCTGGCCCAGATCACCGGCATGCCGTCGGCGAATATGAACTCCGCCTTACTATAGCGTTCGCGAAATTCCGGCGTCTTGTCCAGGCGGGTCAGGTGGTCCACATTGGGCGTCACCACCACGCGGGCATGGCCGTCGCGGCGCAAGGCGGCCTCTGCCAGGCGCTCCACGGCGGTATCGAAGGACACGGCCGCGATGTCGAGGTCGAACAGACGCACGCTGGGCAAAGCGAGTGTTTCACCACTCGCCAATGCGAGAGATGCGGATACATGTTCAGAACTGGACAAGGGAGGTTCTCGATACGTAAGGCGTAGGCTTTAGAAGGAGGGTCTCATACTCGTGAATGAGCTTTTCGAGCCTGATGCCGTGAAGAGCCGCGCAGCTATTGTATTTAAAAACACTCGGTGTGACAGTTTGCATCGGCTACTATTACCCGCGCGCGAAACGGATTTACGACGGAGAACGAAGTGGTGGGTCTGAAAGTGGGTTTACGGATGGCGGCGTTGAGCGCGGTGCTCGTCTTGTCTGCGCCTGTTCGCGCCCAGGATTTGCCCATACCCGATCCTGTCGTTCCCTCCGGCGCGCCATCTGTTGCGCCTTCGCGACAAGCGCCCCCGGCGACGCCGGCACCCGGCAGCAGAACGTTGCCGAGCGGCGATTACGGCCGCTACAACGCGCCCGTCCAGAACCCCTCCTATACCGCGCCGGCACCGGTCCAGACCCTGCCGACCACCACGCCCCCGCGCGCGGCCCCGGTACAACAGCCTTACGCCCCGCCGCCCGCGCCGGTGGTGCCCGCCGCCAACAGCAATTACACGCCGCCGCCCGCGGTGCCCGCGCCCAAGTCAGGCAGCGGCGACCGGGGCACGGAGCGCAACCCCGCCGGCAATCGCCTGTCGGATGATGGCGTGGTGACCAGCGCCGCCGCCAAGCGCGCGGCCGCACCGGCCTCGTCCGCACTGGCGCCCTCCAACGATCCGATGGAGCAGGCCGTCAACGGCGCCATCGGCGCGGTGGGCCCCGGCGATACCCTGGGCATCAACATCATGGGTACCGGCGGCGCGCAGGCGCGCGTGACCATCGATGCCGACGGCCAGGTGGTCGTGCCGATGCTGGGCAACCTGCGCGTGGCGGGCCTGACCCCGGCGGCCATCGGCAAGCGCATCGAGCAAGGCTTGCGCGGCAAGGGCCTGATGACCGATCCGCAGGTGGCGGTGGAAGTGCTGACCCTGCGTAGCCGCATCGTGTCGGTGCTGGGGCAGGTGGAAAGGCCGGGCCGCTATCCGATCGAAGGCCACCTGTCGGTGCTGGAGCTGCTGGCCATGGCCGGCGGCGCGAGCGGCGGCGCCGGTGACGTCGCCACCCTGGTGCGCCGCGAAGGCGGCGGCAACCAGCGCATCAATCTGTACGTCGGCAACCGGCAGTCGCCGTCGCAGACCGTGCAGGACACGGAGCTGCAACCGGGCGATGTGGTGTTCGTGCCGGAGGCGCCGCGCTTCTACGTATACGGTGAAGTTGGCAAGCCGGGCGCTTATCCGGTCGAGCAAGGCCTCAACATCATGCGCGCGCTGTCGCTGGCAGGCGGCCTGACGCCGCGCGCTTCGGACAGCCGCATCGATATCAATCGCACTGACGTGCTGACCGGCGAGGTCACGGAGAAGCGGGTCAAGATGACCGATGCCGTGAAGCCGGGCGACGTCATCCACGTCAACGAACGCATCTTCTGAGCTACCCGCTCGCCGGATGCGCACGGGCACCCGGAGGGGCTGCCCAAAGTCGGGCCGCAGCCATGTTGAATCGCCGTACCTTTTTCGTCGTCCTGTCCCTGCTGATGGGCGCACACGCGCTACCTGCGCTGGCCCAATCAGCGCCCGGCAAGACGCCGGCTTATGCCGTGGTGGTGGGCGACTCCATTGCCGAGGGTGAGATCCAGCGTAAGGGCCGCCTCAACGTCCAGGGCCGTTTCGTGCCCGACTTCCCGTCCAGCCCGGGCCAGCTGTCGTACGAACTGGCCATGTACTCCGGTGTCTTCCACTTCAATCACGGCATCGGCGGAGAGACCTCTTCACAGGTCCGCGCACGCTGGCGCCGCGACGTCCTGGCGGAGTCTTTCGATCCAGCCGATGGACGTGGCCCGCGCACCTTGCCGGCGGGTTCCCTGCCCAGCCTGGTGTACCTGCATGTGGGCATCAATGACGTGGCCGCGGCGCATCTGTCGTTGCAGACCATGCAGGACAACTTCTCGTACTTCGCGCAGACGCTGGCGGACAAGCGCATCACCTTCGTGGTGGACAACGTCGGCGCCTACCTGGGCATGGACGCGCCGATGATCGCGCAGACGCGTGCGTTCAACGACTGGCTGCTGCACACGCTGGCGCCGCGTTATCCGAACATGCGCGTGGTCGACTATCTTGACTGGTCCAGCGGCGGCACCAAGGACTACCGGGTGCTGGCGCCGGGCAAGTTCGCCGACGGCGTGCATCCGTCGGCGGCGGGCTATACCGACTTCGCGCGCTACATACATGAAACGCTGAAACTGCCGGCCAAGTCCGTCGTGCGCTACTGATGCGGGGGTTTCCCGTTCGCCGGCTGCGTGCGGACGTACCGCAACTCTCCGGAGCAAGATGATGATTCTGGACGCCACTGCGATACCTTCGGGTTCGGCATTGAACGCCGACATCTGCATCGTCGGCGCCGGCGCCGCCGGCATCACGCTGGCGCTGGCCCTGATGGACAGCGGCCTGGACGTCGTGCTGCTCGAAAGCGGCGGCGTGCTGGCGGAGAAGGATACCCAGGCGCTGTACCAGGGCACGGTGCCGGATGCGCGCATGCACAGCGAGCCGGACCGCTACCGCGAACGCCGCATGGGCGGCTCGACGACGATCTGGGGCGGGCGTTGCATGCCTTTGGACCCCATCGATTTCGAGCAGCGCGCCTATATCGATCACAGCGGCTGGCCCATCGGCCTGGACGATCTGCTGCCGTATTACCCCACCGCCAATCACATCTGCGAAGCGGGCGACTATGCCTACACCGCGGAGACGGCCTTCGATCATCCAATCCGGCCGATGATAGAAGGCTTCGACAGCACGTCGTTCACCACCAATACGCTGGAGCGCTTCAGCGCGCCCACGGACTTCGGCCGGCGCTATGCCGAACGGCTGCGGCATGGCAATGTGCGTGTGATTCAACATGCCAATCTTTGCCGGCTGGACAGCGGCGCGGATGGCGCGCTTGCGGATGCTCGCAATACGCTCGACGGCACGGTGCCGGTGGGCCCGGCTCATGTGCGCACCTTGTCCGGCAACGCCTTCACGGTGCGCGCGCGGTCCTATGTGCTGGCCACCGGCGGCCTGGAAACGGCGCGCCTGCTGCTTGCCAGCCCCGGCGCCAGCGGGCGGGGACTGGGGAATGCGAA is a window of Bordetella sp. N DNA encoding:
- a CDS encoding mannose-1-phosphate guanylyltransferase/mannose-6-phosphate isomerase yields the protein MSGTPLKLRSVLLVGGSGTRLWPLSRLGYPKQFLPLLGESSALQATCDRVAALAELPPIFVANEEHRFIVAEQLRQIGLREPSILLEPVGRNTAPAIALAALLATAEGGDALLLVLPSDHAVPDVARFHEAVGVARAAAEAGKLVTFGVQPTYAETGYGYIRAGALDAGVASVEAFVEKPDAATAAQYLASGQYYWNSGMFLFRASRYLEALEAHRPDILAACRAAMDGPRQDGDFLRVDRAAFTACPSDSIDYAVMERDPAVAMVPLNAGWSDIGSFASLWQLAPHDAGGNALRGDVVAEDCHNVYAYASERLVALLGVDDVVVVETADAVLVAARDKVQEVRRIVARLNAAQRPEAAAHRLVYRPWGSYDSIDNGERFQVKRIRVAPGARLSLQMHHHRAEHWIVVTGTARVTRGDEVFLLTENQSTYIPLGVKHRLENPGAIDLELIEVQSGPYLGEDDIVRFDDVYGR
- a CDS encoding undecaprenyl-phosphate glucose phosphotransferase, with the protein product MALAGLVCALLNAGAFLILSGFHGITSPVFVSGVPAVLAASAFYIYSRFTLLISARNMWWMLGRGGVRWVNVLFLCVAALFFLPAEHNDPQWLRMMTLQWAAVALPLQILGLYCLRRVAYRLNNSPSSRRAAVFFGMGPEARKLAMRLQRSPILGIYAAGYYADEPVTVRDGEPPTPKYLGRYPDAIPRIEAGEFGMAFVTLDDEKEKPLTADLMNRLYDSTSAIYLMPESPFLGELSASSADIAGVPLLALHETHMLGLSRSIKRAMDLVIGGLMIVMLAPVMLASAVAIKLTSPGPVIFRQKRYGERGLPITVFKFRSMTVTSGKEADGTLRQAQVGDKRVTRVGRFLRKSSLDELPQLFNVMSGSMSLVGPRPHAAEHNEMYRRLIRGYMLRHTVKPGITGWAQIHGLRGETDTPEKMQRRVKYDRYYIANWSLLLDLKILIRTVLVVFWDRNAY
- a CDS encoding WecB/TagA/CpsF family glycosyltransferase; the protein is MSSSEHVSASLALASGETLALPSVRLFDLDIAAVSFDTAVERLAEAALRRDGHARVVVTPNVDHLTRLDKTPEFRERYSKAEFIFADGMPVIWASRLLGKPLPERVTGADLFVSLCQEAQRGQWRVMLLGGMPGTESKLMDGFARFFPGMDIEIVAPSMRFDPYGAEGESFAQKVREHDPDLVFLCVGMPKQENWALHYAPTLPGGIVLCVGAAMEFAIGLQRRAPKWVQRMGMEWAWRLAGNPRRLWRRYLVDDTRFLGLCLRQWRNQRAAKAAP
- a CDS encoding SLBB domain-containing protein, which encodes MPSGDYGRYNAPVQNPSYTAPAPVQTLPTTTPPRAAPVQQPYAPPPAPVVPAANSNYTPPPAVPAPKSGSGDRGTERNPAGNRLSDDGVVTSAAAKRAAAPASSALAPSNDPMEQAVNGAIGAVGPGDTLGINIMGTGGAQARVTIDADGQVVVPMLGNLRVAGLTPAAIGKRIEQGLRGKGLMTDPQVAVEVLTLRSRIVSVLGQVERPGRYPIEGHLSVLELLAMAGGASGGAGDVATLVRREGGGNQRINLYVGNRQSPSQTVQDTELQPGDVVFVPEAPRFYVYGEVGKPGAYPVEQGLNIMRALSLAGGLTPRASDSRIDINRTDVLTGEVTEKRVKMTDAVKPGDVIHVNERIF
- a CDS encoding GDSL-type esterase/lipase family protein; translated protein: MLNRRTFFVVLSLLMGAHALPALAQSAPGKTPAYAVVVGDSIAEGEIQRKGRLNVQGRFVPDFPSSPGQLSYELAMYSGVFHFNHGIGGETSSQVRARWRRDVLAESFDPADGRGPRTLPAGSLPSLVYLHVGINDVAAAHLSLQTMQDNFSYFAQTLADKRITFVVDNVGAYLGMDAPMIAQTRAFNDWLLHTLAPRYPNMRVVDYLDWSSGGTKDYRVLAPGKFADGVHPSAAGYTDFARYIHETLKLPAKSVVRY